A portion of the Granulosicoccus antarcticus IMCC3135 genome contains these proteins:
- the ltrA gene encoding group II intron reverse transcriptase/maturase: MTETKPFDISKRFVWEAYKRVKANKGAAGIDRQSMAEFEQSLAGNLYRIWNRMSSGSYFPPPVSAVAIPKKSGGERILGVPTISDRIAQTVATLVLNPILEPHFHEDSYGYRAGKSAHQALEVTRKRCWQYGWVLEYDIRGLFDHIDHGLLMKALRHHTDNKWILLYVQRWLTAPMQKRDGSIIPREVGSPQGGPLSPVLSNLFLHYALDNWLSTRHEAIPFCRYADDGIIHCRTRKQAVYMHQQIAERLNECGLEIHPEKTRIVYCKDANRTGDYENIQFDFLGYTFRPRKALNESGCAFLGFLPAPSNLALKSMRQTIRRWHLPLKSSWSLADLAQKFGPIIRGWMSYYCHFRRSALKDISFHLDKALARWAMRKYKRLRAHIVRAGKWIREVSQRDSGLFPHWRRSSSYVAGSMGAR, encoded by the coding sequence ATGACGGAGACAAAGCCATTTGATATTTCCAAGCGCTTTGTGTGGGAGGCATACAAGCGCGTGAAGGCCAATAAAGGAGCCGCAGGAATCGACCGGCAATCGATGGCTGAGTTTGAGCAATCGTTAGCTGGCAATCTCTATCGAATTTGGAATCGCATGTCTTCGGGTAGCTATTTCCCGCCGCCAGTTAGCGCGGTTGCAATACCCAAGAAATCAGGTGGAGAGCGAATTTTAGGCGTACCCACTATCTCGGACCGAATAGCCCAGACAGTGGCCACTCTGGTACTGAATCCAATTCTGGAGCCTCACTTTCACGAGGACTCCTATGGATACCGTGCCGGCAAATCAGCGCATCAGGCACTCGAGGTAACGCGCAAGCGTTGCTGGCAGTATGGCTGGGTGCTGGAGTACGATATTCGTGGTCTGTTCGACCATATCGATCACGGGCTTCTTATGAAAGCACTTCGTCATCATACTGACAATAAATGGATACTGCTTTATGTGCAGCGCTGGCTGACAGCACCAATGCAGAAGAGAGATGGTTCGATAATTCCCAGAGAGGTTGGATCGCCGCAGGGCGGTCCACTTTCGCCAGTTTTATCGAATCTGTTTCTACACTACGCATTGGATAACTGGTTATCCACGCGACACGAAGCTATTCCATTCTGTAGGTATGCCGATGACGGGATTATCCATTGCCGTACTCGCAAGCAAGCTGTCTATATGCATCAGCAGATAGCTGAGCGGCTTAACGAATGCGGTCTGGAGATTCATCCGGAGAAGACGCGGATAGTGTATTGCAAGGATGCGAACCGAACAGGAGACTATGAAAACATTCAATTCGATTTTCTTGGCTATACGTTTCGGCCACGAAAGGCGCTGAATGAGTCTGGTTGTGCGTTTCTCGGTTTTCTTCCTGCACCAAGCAATTTGGCGCTGAAGTCGATGAGGCAAACAATCAGACGTTGGCACTTACCACTCAAGAGTTCTTGGTCGCTTGCTGATCTGGCTCAAAAGTTTGGCCCAATTATTCGGGGCTGGATGAGTTATTACTGCCACTTTCGTCGTTCTGCCCTTAAAGATATCTCTTTTCATCTGGACAAGGCACTTGCTCGATGGGCTATGCGGAAGTACAAACGATTACGCGCACATATTGTTCGTGCGGGCAAATGGATACGTGAGGTGTCGCAACGTGATTCGGGACTTTTCCCGCATTGGCGTCGTTCATCTTCGTATGTGGCTGGATCAATGGGAGCCCGGTGA
- a CDS encoding glycosyltransferase family 61 protein yields MTYLVGANAEPNNFYHWNFQCLPGIVLLRAHARTKGLDYRIVVPPLNESRRRSLELADIDAAECVELKPDSFIMNVPILYTSAACGYYALQPSLQLIELLNPYLANCLSNSSSSLPTRFYLSRRDAPGKREIKNEKDLVGALKHRGYDELVMSELSIEDQVAAFARAESIVAPHGAGLVNLMFAPETARLLEILPENYRMAYFFRLSQVRGMRYSQVLSRVAGSWEGTDVHQCPVVVEIDKVLSTLDRSESASAISGAR; encoded by the coding sequence GTGACATATCTTGTAGGTGCTAATGCAGAGCCCAACAATTTCTACCACTGGAATTTCCAGTGTCTGCCAGGGATTGTTCTTCTGAGAGCGCACGCACGTACGAAAGGCCTGGACTACCGGATTGTGGTGCCACCATTGAATGAATCACGTCGGCGATCACTGGAACTTGCGGACATCGACGCAGCAGAATGTGTAGAACTGAAGCCGGATAGCTTCATTATGAATGTGCCGATTCTATACACGAGCGCAGCGTGCGGCTACTATGCATTGCAACCTTCGTTGCAGCTGATTGAACTTTTAAATCCATACCTCGCCAATTGTCTGAGTAACAGCAGTTCGTCGCTGCCGACCAGGTTCTACCTTTCACGAAGAGACGCACCCGGCAAACGCGAGATCAAGAACGAGAAGGATCTTGTAGGTGCTTTGAAGCATCGCGGCTATGATGAGCTAGTCATGTCGGAGTTGTCGATAGAAGACCAGGTCGCTGCGTTCGCCAGAGCTGAGAGCATAGTCGCACCTCATGGTGCAGGCCTTGTCAATCTGATGTTTGCGCCCGAAACCGCGAGACTGCTAGAGATTCTTCCTGAGAACTATCGTATGGCCTACTTCTTTCGACTTTCGCAAGTGCGCGGAATGCGCTATTCCCAAGTGCTCTCACGAGTGGCAGGGTCCTGGGAAGGAACGGATGTCCATCAGTGCCCGGTGGTCGTGGAAATTGACAAGGTTCTGTCAACGCTTGATCGATCAGAAAGTGCAAGTGCGATCAGTGGTGCCCGCTGA
- a CDS encoding glycosyltransferase 61 family protein: MVGSKGTVDVMHVDPASLTVEPESEMRARHSTIEWETERRWAQPVFNADFQLDPQFEPYTPGGGRQERFTDSYADLPIYITTIEDGVLFGQEFVVCDRLEPTLSAQRLFLVNLSKITKQIDTLRQLIVPSGPTYLVGACAAHDNFYHWSFQCLQGVALLRSVAQEQGLDYRIVLPPHDETRQRSLVLLGIDPAECITLPPDRFLRGVPLMYSLATCSDYTFQPSERLISLLDGYRQAGIEAASPDLPTRFYLSRRDALKRRSIRTEPELAQDLEARGYPELTMSELSLEDQIGIFARGVYPSPLTARVW; the protein is encoded by the coding sequence TTGGTAGGATCAAAAGGTACTGTCGACGTCATGCATGTTGACCCGGCTTCGTTGACAGTAGAGCCGGAGTCGGAGATGCGGGCGCGTCATTCAACGATAGAGTGGGAAACGGAACGGCGTTGGGCTCAACCAGTTTTCAATGCGGACTTCCAACTTGATCCACAGTTTGAACCCTATACGCCGGGCGGAGGGCGGCAAGAGCGCTTCACCGACAGCTATGCTGATCTGCCGATATACATCACAACGATAGAGGATGGTGTCTTGTTCGGGCAAGAGTTCGTCGTCTGCGATCGGCTTGAACCAACTCTGTCAGCCCAGCGATTGTTCCTGGTCAACCTCTCGAAGATCACAAAGCAAATCGATACATTGAGGCAGCTGATTGTGCCAAGTGGGCCGACCTACCTTGTCGGGGCATGCGCAGCGCACGATAATTTCTATCATTGGAGTTTCCAGTGTCTGCAGGGAGTTGCATTGCTGCGAAGCGTTGCGCAGGAACAGGGTCTTGACTACAGAATTGTTCTGCCGCCACATGATGAGACTCGGCAACGATCGCTCGTACTGCTTGGTATTGATCCTGCTGAGTGCATTACCCTGCCACCGGATCGATTTCTGCGCGGCGTACCGCTGATGTACTCGTTGGCCACGTGCAGCGACTATACTTTCCAGCCGTCCGAGCGGCTTATCTCACTGCTTGATGGGTATCGTCAAGCAGGCATCGAAGCAGCTTCACCAGACTTGCCAACGCGTTTCTACCTGTCTCGCCGCGATGCGCTGAAGAGACGTTCGATTCGCACCGAGCCGGAACTTGCTCAAGATCTGGAAGCGCGCGGCTATCCAGAGCTGACCATGTCAGAGCTATCGCTCGAGGATCAGATTGGTATCTTTGCGCGCGGAGTCTATCCGTCGCCCCTCACGGCGCGGGTTTGGTAA
- a CDS encoding DUF563 domain-containing protein, translating into MVNLIFAPRGAKLLEIMAENYRHGHFFRLPQVRGMSYSQVLASVAQVNADNERHGSELEVDISKVLSTLERDEGVRPIVAPTSGDQRRRKSD; encoded by the coding sequence TTGGTAAATTTGATATTTGCACCGCGTGGTGCCAAGCTATTGGAAATCATGGCGGAAAACTATCGTCACGGCCACTTCTTTCGACTGCCGCAGGTACGAGGTATGAGCTATTCCCAAGTGCTTGCCTCCGTCGCTCAGGTCAATGCTGACAACGAGCGGCATGGAAGTGAGCTTGAGGTCGATATAAGTAAAGTGCTTTCGACCCTGGAGCGAGATGAAGGTGTTCGACCGATTGTCGCGCCCACGTCTGGAGATCAACGACGAAGAAAATCCGACTGA
- a CDS encoding IS4 family transposase — translation MDPLIENLSSTTFAGKRFTRKQICTIQETCRAFPALSRRELAHTISEHLGWCTPAGKHKIQSCLSTLESLEKLGIVSLPAIDETKRPGLQKQIKPTSRSEQQPLIDEPLDQLAITVQLAADKHDIGLWNELVDRHHYLGYRRPIGPHLRYFIVDAQGRKLGCLMFCYAVKSLPCRDQWIGWQEQKYKKHLDLLVNNNRFLIFPWVKVKCLASKSLSMACKQLSDDWLANYHTRPVLVETFIDPTRFKATCYRAANWQCLGQTKGQSATKSTPGKSAKDVYVFALTRNPKPILINGPELVRKKGKAHSRNTGHTPRPLGPTDPFVQLWQNIIGTVIHVAHDFDRQWQKRQRVLNSLLIMLFIFRLVFSTNKQGYAITTAELWEQCRTLGIDLPQPTPVAASAFCNARAKLDEEVFKLLQVQILQQAKPDPKKLWQGHRLMAVDGSKLNLPRQLIRAGYKTPSDNAHYPQGTVSCLYELKTKIPIDFDLASHRDERKMAISHLNSLSETDVVVYDRGYYSYDMLHEHDKRHIHPIFRLKTTACRVVEAFANSDDIDAVVQIFPSQSKRTSIPAHDPQPDYPALALRLVKYDAGGTSYILGTTLWDQKKYSIEQLSAVYHSRWGVEELYKISKQLMKVEDFHAQSERGVKQELFAHFNLITLARLFANHSEDGFQSKSEQGESEKHAIKANFKNCLMTVARHIEALLLQQTNLLNKTVNTIIASISTCRQKLRPNRSYARCSRKPVGKWKAPKPAKLAAAKTPITA, via the coding sequence ATGGATCCACTCATAGAGAACCTCAGCTCAACCACCTTTGCAGGCAAGCGATTTACCCGCAAGCAAATCTGCACCATCCAGGAAACCTGTCGCGCTTTTCCAGCACTAAGCCGACGGGAATTGGCTCATACGATTAGCGAACATCTAGGCTGGTGTACACCGGCGGGCAAGCACAAGATTCAGTCCTGCCTGAGCACGCTGGAGTCGCTGGAAAAACTGGGCATTGTGTCCTTGCCAGCAATCGATGAGACCAAGAGACCAGGCCTGCAGAAGCAGATCAAACCGACTTCTCGCTCAGAGCAACAACCTCTCATCGACGAGCCGTTGGACCAGCTGGCAATTACGGTTCAATTGGCCGCAGACAAGCACGACATCGGGCTGTGGAACGAGCTAGTCGACAGGCATCATTACCTGGGCTACAGGCGACCTATTGGGCCGCATTTGCGCTATTTCATTGTCGATGCGCAAGGACGAAAGTTAGGCTGCCTGATGTTCTGCTATGCCGTCAAGTCGCTACCTTGTCGTGATCAATGGATTGGCTGGCAGGAACAGAAATACAAAAAACACCTGGATTTGCTAGTCAATAACAATCGATTCCTGATCTTCCCGTGGGTAAAAGTGAAATGCCTGGCCTCAAAGTCGTTATCCATGGCCTGCAAACAATTGAGCGATGATTGGCTGGCGAACTACCACACGCGTCCCGTGCTGGTCGAGACATTCATTGATCCGACAAGATTCAAAGCCACCTGCTACCGCGCGGCCAATTGGCAATGCCTGGGTCAGACCAAAGGCCAATCTGCCACTAAAAGCACACCGGGTAAATCTGCGAAAGATGTCTATGTTTTTGCACTGACCCGGAACCCCAAACCCATACTGATCAATGGCCCTGAGCTTGTCCGCAAAAAAGGTAAAGCACACTCTAGAAATACAGGCCATACGCCCAGACCACTGGGCCCAACTGATCCCTTTGTTCAGCTGTGGCAAAACATCATTGGCACCGTGATTCACGTTGCTCATGATTTCGATCGGCAATGGCAAAAGCGTCAACGCGTGTTGAACTCACTGTTGATCATGCTCTTCATCTTCCGGCTGGTTTTTTCAACGAACAAACAAGGCTATGCCATCACCACCGCTGAGCTTTGGGAGCAGTGCCGCACTCTGGGCATAGACCTTCCTCAACCCACGCCGGTCGCAGCATCAGCTTTTTGTAATGCTCGCGCCAAATTAGATGAAGAGGTGTTCAAGTTACTCCAGGTTCAAATACTTCAACAAGCCAAACCCGACCCCAAAAAACTATGGCAAGGCCATCGTCTAATGGCTGTTGATGGATCAAAATTGAACTTACCTCGGCAGTTGATTCGCGCAGGCTACAAAACGCCCTCGGACAATGCCCATTATCCACAAGGTACTGTGAGCTGCCTCTATGAGCTAAAAACGAAAATTCCCATCGATTTTGACTTGGCCAGTCATCGCGATGAGCGCAAAATGGCGATCAGCCACCTGAACTCACTCTCTGAAACCGATGTGGTGGTCTATGATCGTGGATATTACTCGTATGACATGCTGCACGAGCATGACAAACGTCACATACACCCTATCTTTCGACTCAAGACAACCGCCTGTCGCGTGGTTGAAGCATTTGCCAACAGCGATGACATCGATGCCGTCGTCCAGATTTTTCCTAGCCAGTCAAAGCGCACATCCATACCTGCGCACGACCCACAGCCGGATTACCCAGCACTCGCGCTGCGGTTAGTGAAATACGATGCTGGCGGAACAAGCTACATTCTGGGCACCACATTATGGGATCAGAAAAAATACAGCATTGAGCAACTGTCAGCGGTCTATCACTCGCGCTGGGGTGTCGAAGAGTTGTACAAAATATCCAAACAGCTGATGAAAGTCGAAGACTTTCATGCTCAAAGCGAGCGAGGCGTCAAGCAGGAACTCTTTGCACATTTTAACCTCATCACTCTCGCTCGATTATTTGCCAATCACAGTGAGGATGGCTTTCAATCAAAAAGCGAGCAAGGCGAAAGTGAAAAGCACGCCATTAAAGCGAACTTCAAAAACTGCCTCATGACGGTGGCTAGACATATCGAAGCTTTGTTACTTCAACAAACCAACCTGCTGAACAAGACCGTGAACACCATTATCGCTAGCATTAGCACGTGCCGGCAGAAGTTACGCCCCAACAGATCGTACGCGCGATGCTCAAGAAAGCCTGTGGGCAAGTGGAAAGCACCAAAACCAGCAAAACTCGCCGCAGCAAAGACACCGATTACGGCTTAA
- a CDS encoding UDP-glucuronic acid decarboxylase family protein, translating to MNNAIPSGGTIGDKRILVTGGAGFLGSHLCERLLNEGNEVICMDNYFTGSKRNIQHLMGNPSFELLRHDVTFPIYLEIDEIYNLACPASPVHYQHDPVQTTKTSVHGAINMLGLAKRTNAKIFQASTSEVYGDPKVHPQHESYWGHVNPIGFRSCYDEGKRCAETLFFDYRRQHNLRIKVGRIFNTYGPRMHPNDGRVVSNFIVQALTGQSITIYGKGDQTRSFCYCLDLIEAFVRIMGTDDSFTGPVNIGNPHEFTILQLAEKVIELTNSSSKLVFKDLPSDDPTQRRPDITYAREALGWEPKINLEEGLGKTIKYFEQTLSEGNYKAG from the coding sequence ATGAATAACGCGATTCCCTCTGGGGGCACTATCGGCGACAAACGCATACTGGTGACAGGCGGCGCCGGTTTTCTTGGTTCACATTTGTGCGAACGATTGTTGAACGAAGGCAATGAAGTCATCTGTATGGACAACTACTTTACAGGTTCGAAACGCAATATTCAGCATTTGATGGGTAACCCGTCATTCGAACTTTTGCGTCATGACGTTACATTTCCGATATATTTGGAAATAGACGAGATATACAACCTGGCTTGCCCTGCATCGCCGGTCCACTACCAGCATGATCCGGTGCAGACGACCAAGACTAGTGTTCATGGCGCCATAAACATGCTGGGGCTTGCCAAACGAACCAATGCCAAAATATTCCAGGCATCGACGAGTGAAGTGTATGGAGATCCGAAAGTACACCCACAACATGAAAGCTATTGGGGGCATGTCAATCCTATCGGATTTCGGTCCTGTTACGATGAGGGCAAGCGATGTGCGGAGACTCTGTTTTTTGATTATCGCCGCCAGCACAACCTGCGTATCAAGGTAGGACGTATCTTCAATACCTATGGTCCTCGAATGCATCCCAATGACGGTCGAGTGGTCTCGAATTTCATTGTGCAGGCGCTCACAGGCCAATCGATAACGATCTATGGGAAGGGCGATCAGACTCGCTCATTCTGCTACTGCCTTGATCTGATTGAAGCGTTCGTACGCATTATGGGTACCGATGATTCATTTACAGGCCCTGTGAATATTGGTAATCCGCATGAATTCACGATCCTACAGTTGGCGGAGAAAGTCATCGAGTTGACTAATTCATCTTCAAAGCTGGTCTTCAAGGATCTTCCCAGTGACGATCCGACACAAAGACGTCCGGACATTACGTACGCCCGTGAAGCTCTCGGTTGGGAGCCCAAGATCAATCTCGAAGAAGGTTTGGGCAAGACGATCAAATATTTCGAACAAACCCTCTCCGAGGGGAATTACAAGGCTGGCTGA
- the rfbA gene encoding glucose-1-phosphate thymidylyltransferase RfbA — protein MKGIILAGGSGTRLNPMTQVISKQLLPIYDKPMVYYPLTTMMLAGIRDILLISTPRDIPLFEMLLGDGSQWGINLTYTVQPSPDGLAQSFILAEEFIGQDSVSLILGDNIFHGNDMAGLLHSAASQKHGATVFAYQVSDPERYGVVEFDDLGRARSIEEKPEHPASNFAVTGLYFYDNDVVSIAKSIKPSARGELEITDVNSVYLDAGKLMVQRMSRGYAWLDTGTCASLLEAGQFVETLERRQGLKIACPEEISWRSGWVSDDQLLELSAPMAKNSYGQYLQSLLGEQKSYNMLRLAS, from the coding sequence ATGAAAGGCATCATACTAGCAGGAGGGTCGGGTACTCGTTTGAATCCGATGACACAGGTAATCTCAAAGCAGTTGTTGCCTATCTACGATAAGCCCATGGTCTACTACCCGTTGACGACGATGATGTTGGCGGGTATTCGGGACATCCTGCTGATTTCCACACCGCGAGACATTCCTCTGTTCGAGATGCTGCTCGGTGACGGTAGTCAGTGGGGCATAAACCTGACTTATACGGTGCAGCCTTCCCCGGATGGCCTTGCTCAGTCATTTATACTGGCAGAAGAGTTTATTGGACAGGATAGTGTCTCGCTAATACTGGGTGACAACATTTTCCATGGCAACGACATGGCCGGCTTACTCCACAGTGCAGCCAGTCAAAAGCACGGTGCGACTGTTTTTGCCTATCAAGTCAGCGATCCCGAACGTTATGGGGTTGTTGAGTTTGATGACCTGGGCCGCGCTAGAAGCATCGAGGAGAAACCGGAGCACCCAGCGTCAAACTTTGCTGTAACCGGGTTGTATTTCTATGACAACGACGTTGTTTCCATTGCCAAGAGTATCAAACCATCGGCAAGGGGTGAGCTGGAAATAACAGATGTCAACAGCGTATACCTTGATGCTGGGAAATTGATGGTTCAACGAATGAGTCGTGGTTACGCCTGGCTGGATACAGGCACCTGCGCCTCTTTGCTTGAGGCGGGCCAGTTTGTTGAGACGCTCGAAAGGCGCCAAGGGCTCAAGATAGCCTGTCCCGAGGAAATCTCCTGGAGATCAGGCTGGGTTTCTGATGATCAGCTATTGGAACTGTCGGCGCCAATGGCCAAAAATAGCTATGGCCAATACCTTCAGTCATTGCTTGGTGAGCAAAAGTCCTACAATATGCTTCGGCTGGCCAGCTAA
- a CDS encoding glycosyltransferase family 29 protein — protein MKSISIADCERRFKQGQWSQQLCEDMWRLVGHSSNTEAVMLAYDIQHCLNGLTIEHLAWLDAWQKAQRHTSWPLYWRLLSAELELGLVHEAALRLQSPIRQRWSLSRILALHHFPLALDYLHRQKNHGNDFLTSRLMQLATSLQERTTTLPKLCDELFGQNNIDCLPARIAVVGNGPSIIGNAAGERIDTADLVIRFNKIHTGELISRDTGQQTGLWVISPGFKIKASGMHCNKLCLSGPAPFMRSSRYWSRLARIPFSSLALTPLDSWHSLVGLLNAPPSAGILVLDTLIRHFPTLNIESHGFTTDTAESGDTQRAGRHYGDCHKVSTRHNWHEETMLIRKWISMGKLHPG, from the coding sequence ATGAAAAGTATCAGCATTGCCGACTGTGAACGCAGGTTCAAGCAAGGACAATGGAGTCAGCAGTTGTGTGAAGACATGTGGCGCCTAGTCGGACATTCGTCCAACACCGAAGCTGTCATGCTCGCCTACGACATTCAGCACTGCTTGAACGGGCTGACCATCGAACACCTAGCCTGGTTGGATGCCTGGCAGAAAGCTCAAAGGCATACCAGCTGGCCACTCTACTGGCGTCTACTCAGTGCTGAACTGGAACTGGGACTGGTACATGAGGCTGCTCTCAGGCTTCAGAGTCCAATAAGGCAGCGATGGTCACTGAGTCGTATCCTTGCACTTCATCACTTTCCTCTGGCTCTGGACTATCTCCACCGCCAGAAAAATCATGGCAATGATTTTCTCACATCACGATTGATGCAGCTGGCTACAAGCCTTCAGGAACGCACGACCACACTGCCTAAACTATGCGATGAGTTATTTGGACAGAACAACATTGATTGCCTGCCAGCGCGTATCGCCGTTGTTGGCAATGGACCATCGATAATCGGAAATGCTGCCGGCGAGAGAATTGATACAGCCGATCTTGTGATCAGGTTCAACAAGATTCATACGGGAGAGCTGATCAGTCGCGATACCGGTCAGCAAACAGGTCTGTGGGTGATATCTCCCGGCTTCAAAATCAAAGCGAGTGGTATGCACTGTAACAAGCTGTGCCTCAGCGGACCTGCCCCGTTCATGCGAAGCTCTCGGTATTGGTCACGTCTGGCCCGAATTCCATTCTCCAGCCTCGCACTCACGCCTCTGGATAGCTGGCACTCTCTGGTGGGGCTTCTGAACGCTCCACCCAGTGCTGGCATTCTGGTTCTCGATACCCTGATCCGCCACTTCCCGACTCTGAACATCGAATCTCATGGCTTTACTACCGATACGGCTGAGTCAGGAGACACGCAGCGCGCCGGTCGTCACTATGGCGATTGCCACAAAGTGTCTACCCGTCACAACTGGCACGAAGAGACCATGCTGATCCGGAAATGGATCAGCATGGGTAAACTACATCCGGGTTAA
- a CDS encoding glycosyltransferase family protein, with the protein MNVLFITHARLDRHAYGDGSTRYRCFNHAEVLQDNNHQAEVQSLTNLRASDLGRYDIVSCLRPIYCQKLQQVSDFCRAQGIHLIADFDDLLFDPTMAERSPKVLNSQASVAHVQNQFRKHARSLPLFDELTVSTPALASAARKQCAHTRITVLRNGLSAYWLQHAEQARGTLTGGVRLSYLPGNRSHDRDLRFIAPTLGRFLKAHPQAILSLVGKVGLRGTALPREQLHLTPWVDYYSLPELIAQSRVTLAPLLDTPFNFAKSHIKFIESAALGVPALCSPTSDLLEHDIDGLTIIKYESDWEHALNCTVDPDYRAACGDALINYATQHCTAQAQYATVLKHWDSSEYWNRNRSAMSA; encoded by the coding sequence ATGAACGTACTATTCATTACACATGCCCGATTGGACAGACATGCCTATGGTGATGGCTCGACGCGCTACCGCTGCTTCAATCATGCGGAGGTATTGCAAGACAACAATCATCAGGCAGAAGTTCAAAGTCTGACAAACCTGCGAGCAAGCGATCTGGGTCGGTACGATATCGTCAGCTGCCTGAGACCAATCTACTGCCAGAAACTTCAGCAAGTGAGTGATTTCTGTAGGGCACAGGGAATTCACCTGATTGCCGATTTCGACGATTTGCTCTTTGATCCCACCATGGCAGAGCGGTCTCCGAAGGTACTGAACTCACAAGCATCGGTTGCACACGTCCAGAATCAATTCAGAAAACACGCAAGATCGCTACCGCTTTTTGATGAGCTGACAGTTTCCACTCCAGCCTTGGCATCCGCAGCACGCAAACAATGTGCGCATACCAGAATCACCGTACTGCGCAACGGATTATCCGCCTATTGGCTACAGCACGCCGAACAGGCGCGAGGGACTCTCACCGGCGGCGTCAGGCTCAGCTATCTGCCAGGAAATCGTAGCCATGATAGAGATCTTCGATTCATCGCACCGACGTTGGGGCGTTTTCTAAAGGCGCATCCACAAGCTATCCTTTCACTGGTGGGCAAGGTCGGCCTTCGCGGTACCGCATTACCCCGAGAGCAACTGCACCTGACACCTTGGGTTGACTACTATTCGCTGCCCGAACTTATTGCCCAAAGCCGTGTAACGCTGGCACCTTTGCTTGATACGCCTTTCAACTTTGCTAAATCCCACATTAAGTTCATTGAATCGGCGGCTTTAGGAGTTCCGGCACTCTGCTCCCCCACTAGCGACTTGCTGGAGCATGACATTGACGGACTAACCATAATCAAATACGAATCTGACTGGGAACACGCTTTGAACTGCACAGTTGACCCTGATTACCGTGCAGCCTGTGGTGATGCACTGATCAATTATGCAACCCAGCATTGTACCGCTCAAGCTCAATACGCCACTGTCTTGAAGCATTGGGACAGTTCGGAGTACTGGAACCGCAATCGCTCGGCAATGTCGGCCTGA
- a CDS encoding glycosyltransferase family 2 protein — MAFNDVDFCLRAHTAGYDNLLLSDVTITHHESLSRGEDDSPIKTARFAAECKVMHHRWQHYIYRDPYWNPLLSLIEEQPMLEVALPPVA; from the coding sequence GTGGCATTCAACGATGTAGACTTCTGTCTACGCGCCCATACTGCCGGCTACGATAATCTGCTGCTTTCTGACGTTACGATCACCCATCACGAGTCACTCTCCCGCGGCGAGGATGATTCGCCCATCAAGACGGCCCGTTTCGCCGCAGAATGCAAGGTCATGCACCATCGATGGCAGCATTATATCTACAGGGATCCTTACTGGAACCCCCTACTTAGTCTGATCGAAGAGCAACCCATGCTGGAAGTGGCTCTGCCTCCAGTGGCCTGA